The Bradyrhizobium guangxiense genomic sequence ACGAGGCGATGGGGATCGACATCCGCTATCCCGCAACACACGCGGCATTCCTCAAGCGCTGCCACGAGGCAGGCCAGGCGCGGCCGACGCCGTTGCTGCTGCAATATGAGGCCGGCGACTACAATTGCCTGCATCAGGATCTCTATGGCGAGCACGTGTTCCCGCTCCAGGTCGCGATCCTGCTGTCCGAGCCCGGCCGCGATTTCACCGGCGGCGAGTTTGTGCTGACCGAGCAGCGTCCGCGCATGCAGTCGCGTGCCGAGGTGGTACCGCTGGCGCAGGGCGATGCGGTCGCCTTCGCCGTGCATCACCGCCCCGTGCAGGGCACACGCGGCACCTACCGCGTTAATCTGCGTCATGGGGTTAGCCGGATTCGCTCCGGCCGGCGCCACACGCTGGGTGTGATCTTTCATGATGCCAAATGAGCGCAGCCGTTGACGGCTGATCTGTTCGATACCGTCGCCGAGGCGCAGCCGACACGCGAGGAGATCGCGGACGGCGCCGTGCTGCTGCGCGGCTTCGTCAGGCCGATCGAAAGCGATCTGATCGACGCGGTGCGCGCCATCGTGGCGCAATCGCCGTTCCGGCGGATGACGACGCCCGGCGGTCATCTGATGTCCGTGGCCATGACCAATTGCGGCGAGCGCGGCTGGATCACCGATCACACCGGCTATCGCTACGATCCCATCGATCCGCGCACCGGCGCGCCGTGGCCTGCGATGCCGCCCGTGCTCCGCGACCTCGCCCGTCGTGCGGCGGAGCAGGGCAGCTTTCAGGATTTCGCGCCCGATGCCTGCCTCGTCAACCGCTACGAGCCCGGCACCCGGCTGTCGCTGCATCAGGACAAGGACGAGCTGGATTATTCGGCGCCGATCGTCTCGGTCTCGCTCGGACTGCCTGCGACCTTTCTGTTCGGCGGCATGGCGCGCAGCGACAAGCCGCGGCGTTTCCGGCTGGTGCATGGCGACGTCGTGGTCTGGGGTGGGCCGTCACGGCTCGCCTATCACGGCGTGGCGCCGCTTGCCGATGGCGAGCACGCGCTGCTCGGGCGGCGGCGGATCAATCTGACCTTCCGGAAGACGCGGTAATCTATCTCCTCATCCTGAGGAGCGCGCCACTTGGTGCGCGTCTCGAAGGATGAAGGCCAAGCTGTATCAGCAGGGCCTTTCATGGTTCGAGACGGCGCTGGCGCGCCTCCTCACCATGAGGATCAAGGCTTCGGCGGGGGAATGAACGCCCACGGGCTCACTTCCGAGTCTCGCGTCACCTCGACCGAGATCAGATATGGCCCGCCATGGCCGAGCGCCTTCTCCAGTACGGCCCTGAACTGTTCCGGCGCGGTGACGCGCGCAGCCGCGACGCCAAATGACTCCGCGAGCTTGACGAAATCCGGATTGACGAGATCGGACGCCACCACGCGGCCGTCGAAACGTTCGCGCTGGTCGCGGCGGACATTGCCGTAGGCGTTGTTGTTGAACACCAGCGTCACCACGCCGATGTTGAACTGCACGGCGGTGGAGAGCTCCTGCACGCCGAACATGAAGCCACCGTCGCCGGTGATCGCCACTACCGGCTTGTCAGGGGTGGCGACCTTGGCCCCGAGCGCGGTCGGGAAGCCCGAACCGAGCGTGCCTTGATAGCCCGAGGTGATGAAGGTGCGCGGCTGGTAGACCGGAAAGCCGTACCAGGAGGCGAAGCCGACCTGCGACAATTCATCGGTCACGATCGCATTCGCCGGCAGCACCTCGCGCAGGATGTCGAGATA encodes the following:
- a CDS encoding 2OG-Fe(II) oxygenase; the protein is MAIAKRVSVVDQTADLVAHVDALDWPQITAELDSQGCAVLKSLLTPDQCRAIAALYPDDAHFRSRIVMGRHGFGRGEYKYFAYPLPDLIAQLRPTLYAHLQGIANRWNEAMGIDIRYPATHAAFLKRCHEAGQARPTPLLLQYEAGDYNCLHQDLYGEHVFPLQVAILLSEPGRDFTGGEFVLTEQRPRMQSRAEVVPLAQGDAVAFAVHHRPVQGTRGTYRVNLRHGVSRIRSGRRHTLGVIFHDAK
- the alkB gene encoding DNA oxidative demethylase AlkB; the protein is MTADLFDTVAEAQPTREEIADGAVLLRGFVRPIESDLIDAVRAIVAQSPFRRMTTPGGHLMSVAMTNCGERGWITDHTGYRYDPIDPRTGAPWPAMPPVLRDLARRAAEQGSFQDFAPDACLVNRYEPGTRLSLHQDKDELDYSAPIVSVSLGLPATFLFGGMARSDKPRRFRLVHGDVVVWGGPSRLAYHGVAPLADGEHALLGRRRINLTFRKTR